From a single Rhizobium lusitanum genomic region:
- a CDS encoding outer membrane beta-barrel protein → MDIGNNKAGGRSLRLTACAASALLGWGVFAMPIPVHAQSADTSQAGSADTDSLDLPGTAKTSAKSKTTKAAKQNSTDTDAPLNARLRLGSIDPTTTGSTLDDDLRRVNLRETGVNDLRARQYPDRADAQGIPLGTFTLRPSINQSVNVERNRTGSTNDDRSFLQTDLRSTLTSDWDRHALTITGEGIWQKNFSGSGAEQPTVNLNADLRLDLPADTIAHITAGYQFYREDTSDPNAIANASKQSAVNQFNTGLSLERDFGVLRGTTAVALTRTVYSDAVLSDGTPVTLSDRNQTAGTWRGRIGYELSPALIPFLEADLGLAVYDQSHDSNGYARSNQSFGGKAGVELDLGEKMKGELGFGYQHTEFDDSRLAAIDSPTIDGKLAWSPQRGTDVSIGLATTVQPSTTASESGYTAYQLTSTLSHQLRDDLTAKLTGGTIWRNYPSDSTFADETEYDAALGFTWGINRYLDLTSNVGYQLTSRKTGDDTRQVQAGVGLTVKR, encoded by the coding sequence ATGGACATCGGCAACAACAAGGCGGGTGGACGCTCCCTCCGGCTGACGGCATGCGCTGCATCCGCTCTGCTGGGCTGGGGCGTATTTGCCATGCCGATACCGGTCCATGCGCAGTCGGCCGACACCAGCCAGGCAGGATCAGCCGACACCGACAGCCTCGATCTGCCTGGCACGGCCAAAACATCCGCCAAATCGAAAACAACGAAAGCGGCAAAACAGAATTCGACGGATACGGACGCGCCACTCAATGCCCGCCTGCGGCTCGGCAGCATCGATCCGACGACAACGGGCTCGACCCTCGACGACGATCTGCGCCGCGTCAATCTGCGCGAAACCGGCGTCAACGATCTGAGGGCGCGGCAATATCCGGACCGCGCGGACGCGCAGGGCATACCGCTCGGCACCTTTACCCTGCGCCCCTCCATCAACCAGTCCGTCAATGTCGAGCGCAACCGCACCGGCTCCACCAATGACGACCGCAGCTTCCTGCAAACCGATTTGCGCAGCACGCTGACCTCGGATTGGGACCGCCATGCGCTGACCATCACCGGCGAGGGCATCTGGCAGAAAAACTTTAGTGGCAGCGGCGCGGAGCAACCGACCGTCAATCTCAACGCCGATCTGCGCCTCGACCTTCCCGCCGATACCATCGCCCACATCACCGCCGGCTATCAATTCTATCGCGAGGATACCAGCGATCCGAATGCCATCGCCAACGCCTCGAAGCAATCGGCCGTCAACCAATTCAACACCGGCCTCTCGCTGGAGCGTGATTTCGGCGTGCTGCGTGGCACGACAGCCGTGGCATTGACCCGCACCGTCTATTCCGACGCCGTGCTGTCAGATGGAACGCCGGTAACGCTCAGCGACCGCAACCAGACGGCCGGCACCTGGCGCGGGCGTATCGGCTACGAGCTGTCACCCGCCCTCATCCCCTTTCTCGAAGCAGACCTAGGTCTCGCCGTCTACGATCAGTCGCATGACAGCAACGGCTATGCCCGCTCGAACCAGAGCTTCGGTGGCAAGGCAGGCGTCGAGCTCGACCTCGGCGAAAAGATGAAGGGTGAACTCGGCTTCGGCTATCAACACACGGAATTCGATGATTCGCGGCTCGCCGCAATCGATTCGCCGACCATCGACGGCAAGCTCGCCTGGTCGCCGCAACGCGGCACCGATGTCAGCATAGGCCTTGCGACCACGGTGCAGCCCTCCACGACGGCGAGCGAAAGCGGCTATACCGCCTATCAGCTCACCAGCACCTTGAGCCACCAGCTACGCGACGACCTCACCGCCAAGCTGACCGGCGGCACGATCTGGCGTAACTATCCCTCCGACAGCACCTTCGCCGACGAGACGGAATATGACGCCGCTCTCGGCTTCACCTGGGGCATCAACCGCTACCTCGATCTCACCAGCAACGTCGGCTACCAGCTGACGTCCCGAAAGACGGGCGACGATACGCGGCAGGTCCAGGCGGGCGTGGGATTGACGGTGAAGAGGTAG
- a CDS encoding SGNH/GDSL hydrolase family protein yields MKNRPARAIMAAAKSTLAALLAVCLTLASLPTAAEAQERPRKTLLDILFGRSEPDIPDQSYDQPAPRRSTQPRKRVAPPPKPRQVVVQPDTPPPAEKLPDAKTILVVGDFLASGLGDGLADAFSTSPGVVVQTRGTVASGLVRQDYYNWPQQLPTMLDQLKPAVVVVMIGANDRQQIIGDGLNEKYGTDPWFLAYEERVQQFAKLVTNRHIPLIWVGLPSFGSDQLTEGAVKLNQLYESQAASVGGEFIDIWDGFTDQNGEFIVTGSDINGQQVRLRTADGVNLTAAGKRKVAFYVEKPVRRLLGDQASPDITRLDTGNPVAPEQANLPATETEKIIRTQPMSISDPNLDGGSQLLGGTPAPAPTTPSPRDLLVEKGQMAPAPKGRVDDYRLPGAAH; encoded by the coding sequence ATGAAAAACCGACCTGCCCGCGCAATCATGGCTGCCGCGAAATCGACCCTCGCGGCACTTCTTGCCGTCTGCCTTACCCTTGCCAGCCTGCCGACGGCCGCCGAGGCGCAGGAGCGGCCGCGCAAGACGCTGCTCGATATATTGTTCGGCCGATCCGAGCCCGATATTCCCGACCAGTCCTACGATCAGCCGGCTCCGAGACGCTCGACGCAGCCGCGTAAACGGGTCGCGCCACCGCCGAAGCCGCGCCAGGTGGTGGTTCAACCGGATACACCGCCACCGGCGGAAAAGTTGCCCGATGCCAAGACGATCCTTGTCGTCGGCGACTTCCTGGCAAGCGGCCTCGGCGACGGATTAGCAGACGCCTTTTCGACTTCACCCGGCGTTGTCGTCCAGACCCGCGGCACAGTCGCGTCCGGCCTCGTGCGCCAGGACTATTACAATTGGCCGCAGCAACTGCCCACCATGCTGGATCAACTGAAACCCGCAGTCGTCGTCGTAATGATCGGCGCCAACGACCGCCAGCAGATCATCGGCGACGGCCTCAACGAAAAATACGGCACCGATCCCTGGTTCCTCGCCTATGAGGAGCGCGTGCAACAGTTCGCCAAGCTGGTGACGAACCGCCACATCCCCCTCATCTGGGTCGGCCTGCCATCCTTCGGCTCGGACCAATTGACCGAAGGCGCGGTAAAGCTCAATCAGCTTTACGAAAGCCAGGCCGCAAGCGTCGGCGGCGAGTTCATCGATATCTGGGATGGCTTCACCGACCAGAACGGTGAATTCATCGTCACCGGCTCCGACATCAACGGCCAGCAGGTACGGCTCAGAACCGCCGACGGCGTCAACCTGACGGCGGCAGGCAAGCGCAAGGTCGCCTTCTACGTCGAAAAGCCGGTGCGCCGCCTACTTGGCGATCAGGCAAGCCCTGATATCACACGCCTCGACACCGGCAATCCGGTAGCGCCCGAACAGGCAAACCTGCCGGCCACGGAGACGGAAAAGATCATCCGCACCCAGCCGATGAGCATCTCCGACCCCAACCTCGACGGCGGCTCGCAGCTCCTCGGCGGAACTCCCGCCCCGGCGCCTACGACACCTTCGCCCCGCGACCTGCTGGTCGAAAAAGGCCAGATGGCCCCAGCCCCGAAGGGCCGCGTCGACGATTATCGGCTGCCGGGGGCTGCTCATTAA
- a CDS encoding lytic murein transglycosylase, whose protein sequence is MTSNRKHSLLGLALALALGAFAGLTPINAKADPGFQKWIAGFYSTAAKSGITQSTYRNAFAGVTDPDPTVLEKAQYQPEFKSQIWDYLDSRVNPYTVDVGRKMATKYGSTLRSLEQHFGVDRNIMLAIWSMESNYGAVLAKEEKLHYVPRALATLAYADTKRANYAKKQLIAALKILQNGDISRKELTGSWAGAMGHTQFIPTSYLLYAVDADGSGHADIWNSIPDALATTANLLAKNGWSTGHTWGYEVTVPPGGSAQAGKTHTLAQWIALGFGRPNGKGFRLNSERAQLKMPGGPNGPGFLMTGNFFTIKRYNASDSYAIAVGLLADQLAGYGGMQQSWPRPTGTLDVKQKFELQTRLKELGYYDGVVDGNFGSGSKAAIAAVQQRIGMDADGEPSMNLLNRLRK, encoded by the coding sequence ATGACTTCAAACCGCAAACACTCCCTTCTTGGTCTCGCTCTGGCGCTCGCGCTCGGCGCCTTTGCGGGATTAACCCCCATTAACGCCAAAGCGGACCCAGGGTTCCAAAAATGGATTGCGGGTTTTTACAGCACCGCCGCCAAGAGCGGCATTACGCAGTCGACCTATCGCAATGCATTTGCCGGCGTAACGGACCCTGACCCCACGGTCCTTGAAAAAGCGCAATACCAGCCGGAATTCAAATCCCAGATCTGGGATTACCTGGATTCCCGCGTCAATCCCTATACCGTCGATGTTGGCCGCAAGATGGCGACCAAATACGGTTCCACACTGCGTTCACTAGAACAGCATTTCGGGGTGGACCGCAATATCATGCTCGCCATCTGGTCGATGGAATCGAATTACGGCGCGGTCCTGGCCAAGGAAGAGAAGCTGCATTATGTGCCGCGCGCGCTGGCAACGCTCGCCTATGCCGATACGAAACGCGCCAACTACGCCAAGAAGCAATTGATCGCAGCACTGAAGATTCTGCAGAACGGCGACATATCGCGCAAGGAGCTGACCGGCTCCTGGGCCGGCGCCATGGGCCACACGCAATTTATCCCGACCAGCTATCTGCTCTATGCCGTAGATGCCGATGGCAGCGGCCATGCCGATATCTGGAACTCCATTCCCGACGCGCTGGCGACAACGGCCAACCTGCTGGCGAAGAATGGCTGGAGCACCGGCCATACCTGGGGTTACGAAGTCACCGTGCCGCCGGGCGGCAGCGCGCAAGCCGGCAAGACCCACACGCTCGCCCAATGGATCGCCCTCGGTTTCGGCCGCCCGAACGGCAAGGGCTTCCGCCTGAACTCCGAACGCGCGCAGTTGAAGATGCCGGGTGGTCCCAACGGCCCCGGCTTCCTGATGACCGGCAACTTCTTCACCATCAAGCGCTACAACGCTTCCGACAGCTACGCGATCGCCGTCGGCCTGCTCGCCGATCAGCTCGCAGGCTACGGCGGCATGCAGCAATCCTGGCCGCGCCCGACCGGTACGCTGGATGTCAAACAGAAGTTCGAGCTGCAGACGCGGCTGAAGGAGCTTGGCTATTACGACGGTGTCGTCGACGGCAATTTCGGCTCCGGTTCCAAGGCCGCCATCGCCGCGGTTCAGCAGCGCATCGGCATGGACGCCGATGGCGAACCCTCGATGAACCTGTTGAACAGGCTACGCAAATAG
- a CDS encoding DNA cytosine methyltransferase: protein MKAIELFAGAGGLGLGVSRAGFSPQMIIEWDRWCCDTIRENRRDGFGLIGTWPEPTEGDVRGVDFRTLEGKIDLITGGPPCQPFSLGGKHRAHADSRDMWPEAVRALRETKPKAFIFENVKGLTRESFATYLSHIVLQMTYPELTAKYGEDWEGHLSRLEKHHTGHRGSTGLEYNVVYRVLNAANYGVPQRRERVVFVGFRNDLDIEWSFPRETHSHDALLSDQLKGNYWERHKVRKADRIVDDRHWGRLDRLTKKTDVLPWRTTRDAISDLPDPELEPLKAKKHHDHRFQAGARTYPGHTGSPLDEPGKTLKAGVHGVPGGENMLRRPDGSVRYFTVRESARLQTFPDEFRFHGSWTETMRQLGNAVPVELASVIARSVKHHLTFGGSDFLK from the coding sequence ATGAAAGCGATCGAGCTTTTCGCGGGCGCCGGTGGGCTGGGCCTAGGAGTCAGTCGAGCCGGATTCTCTCCACAAATGATTATAGAATGGGATCGATGGTGTTGTGACACCATTCGTGAGAATCGCCGAGATGGTTTCGGCTTGATAGGAACGTGGCCGGAGCCGACCGAAGGTGACGTGCGCGGCGTCGATTTCAGGACTTTGGAAGGTAAGATCGACCTAATCACCGGGGGGCCTCCGTGCCAACCGTTTTCGCTGGGTGGGAAGCACCGAGCCCATGCTGATTCCAGAGACATGTGGCCAGAGGCCGTGCGTGCTTTACGCGAAACAAAACCCAAGGCTTTCATTTTTGAGAACGTTAAAGGCCTTACTCGCGAGAGTTTCGCCACCTACCTGTCTCATATTGTTTTACAGATGACTTATCCCGAATTGACTGCCAAGTACGGTGAAGACTGGGAAGGTCACTTAAGTAGACTTGAAAAGCACCACACAGGGCATCGCGGATCAACGGGATTGGAATACAATGTCGTCTATCGTGTACTCAATGCCGCGAATTACGGCGTGCCACAGCGCCGCGAACGTGTGGTATTCGTCGGCTTTCGCAATGATCTCGATATCGAATGGTCGTTCCCTCGCGAAACTCACTCCCACGACGCTCTCCTCTCGGATCAGTTGAAGGGGAATTATTGGGAGCGCCACAAAGTGCGAAAAGCCGATCGCATAGTCGATGACCGCCATTGGGGCCGGCTAGATCGTCTCACCAAAAAGACGGACGTACTTCCTTGGCGAACAACACGCGATGCCATCAGCGATCTACCCGATCCAGAACTCGAGCCATTAAAAGCTAAAAAGCATCACGATCATCGTTTCCAAGCCGGCGCGCGTACTTACCCTGGCCATACTGGCAGCCCATTGGACGAGCCAGGAAAGACCTTAAAAGCCGGTGTCCACGGCGTACCTGGTGGCGAGAACATGCTTCGGCGGCCAGATGGCAGTGTGCGTTACTTTACGGTGCGAGAGAGTGCGCGCTTACAAACGTTTCCAGACGAATTCCGATTTCATGGTTCATGGACTGAAACCATGCGGCAGCTCGGTAACGCGGTGCCCGTTGAACTGGCTAGCGTGATAGCTCGCAGCGTAAAACACCACCTAACTTTTGGGGGATCGGACTTTTTGAAATGA
- a CDS encoding GIY-YIG nuclease family protein, producing MKGYVEFEFDLPGALLTRLIEVLDALEAAPLNTASLLTIPEEQGVYQLLLDDRVVYIGKTDAEAGLHKRLSRHARKIMHRVGLDPTRVSFKTVRIFVFTAMDLESDLIRHYGGVKALDWNGSGFGSNDPGRERDTTKVDPKNYDAKFPIDIDREIAFAIETSEAAASALARLKEALPYTFRYQGKGGGGRKPHIDMELTGLSALSGPITPRKAIQHIVSALPIGWQATALPGYIILYKEAPRDYPQAEVIATSTIAS from the coding sequence ATGAAAGGATATGTTGAATTCGAGTTTGACCTTCCGGGCGCGCTATTGACCCGGCTCATCGAGGTACTCGACGCATTAGAGGCCGCTCCGCTCAACACCGCAAGTTTGCTGACGATACCTGAAGAACAAGGTGTTTATCAGCTTCTCCTCGATGACCGCGTTGTCTATATCGGCAAAACCGATGCCGAGGCAGGTTTGCATAAGCGACTGTCCCGCCACGCGCGGAAAATCATGCATCGCGTTGGCCTCGATCCAACGCGTGTCAGCTTTAAGACGGTACGCATCTTCGTTTTCACTGCAATGGATTTGGAGTCTGATCTCATTCGGCATTACGGCGGAGTGAAAGCGCTTGACTGGAACGGAAGTGGTTTCGGCTCCAATGACCCCGGGCGAGAACGAGATACCACGAAGGTCGATCCCAAGAATTACGATGCAAAGTTTCCAATTGATATCGATCGAGAAATAGCGTTTGCGATCGAAACGAGTGAGGCCGCAGCGAGCGCCCTAGCTCGATTAAAGGAAGCTTTACCCTATACATTCCGCTATCAAGGAAAGGGCGGTGGCGGCAGAAAACCTCACATTGATATGGAACTAACTGGACTTAGCGCGCTAAGCGGCCCTATTACTCCGCGCAAGGCAATCCAGCACATTGTCAGTGCTTTACCGATCGGATGGCAAGCAACTGCCCTACCGGGCTACATTATCCTCTATAAGGAAGCGCCTCGCGATTATCCTCAAGCGGAAGTCATCGCCACATCAACCATCGCGAGTTGA
- a CDS encoding NfeD family protein codes for MFDNLVVQLGPWSWWVLGLVLLAAELVLPGFFLIWVGLAGIIVGALSLLFWDSAFWVWQVQWLIFAASAVIVTLLGRHYVYNNSQATDEPFLNQRSASLVGRTATLAEPIIEGRGRIRLEDTYWIVAGPDLPAGTRVKVVASNGRDLTVEAA; via the coding sequence ATGTTCGACAATCTCGTCGTTCAACTCGGCCCATGGAGCTGGTGGGTACTAGGACTGGTACTGCTCGCCGCCGAGCTCGTATTGCCGGGCTTCTTCCTGATCTGGGTCGGCCTTGCCGGCATTATCGTCGGCGCGCTGTCGCTGCTCTTCTGGGATAGCGCCTTCTGGGTCTGGCAGGTGCAATGGCTGATCTTCGCGGCATCCGCCGTCATCGTCACCCTGCTCGGCCGTCACTATGTCTATAATAACAGCCAGGCAACGGACGAGCCGTTTCTCAACCAGCGCAGCGCCAGCCTCGTCGGTCGCACGGCAACGCTTGCCGAGCCGATCATCGAGGGCCGCGGCCGCATCCGTCTGGAGGATACCTATTGGATCGTGGCCGGGCCGGATCTGCCGGCCGGCACCCGCGTCAAGGTCGTCGCCAGCAACGGGCGCGACCTGACCGTCGAGGCCGCCTGA
- a CDS encoding KpsF/GutQ family sugar-phosphate isomerase: protein MNKRAVKFIENGAIESAMRTIETERRGLEALERSLADGLAEPFSRAVEIIGGIDGRVIITGVGKSGHIGNKLAASFASTGTPSFFVHPVEANHGDLGMITQDDVIIAISWGGESAELRGIISYSRRFSIPMIAITAGETSTLARESDVVLLLPKEQEACPHGLAPTTSTLLQLAIGDALVVALLEARGFTADDFRTFHPGGKLGASLSHVVDIMHKGDRVPLVNLGTGMQEAAMTLSNMRFGCVGVIDDDGCLCGIITDGDIARNLGRSLAEMRVDEVMTRNPKTVKETTLATGAMALLNRYNISALMVVDETKRPIGIVHFHDLLRIGVA, encoded by the coding sequence ATGAATAAGAGAGCAGTGAAATTCATCGAGAACGGCGCCATCGAGTCTGCGATGCGGACGATCGAGACCGAAAGACGAGGCCTGGAAGCGCTTGAACGGTCTTTAGCCGATGGTTTGGCCGAGCCTTTCAGCCGTGCGGTCGAGATCATCGGCGGTATCGACGGGCGTGTCATCATCACCGGCGTTGGCAAGAGCGGCCATATCGGCAACAAGCTCGCCGCCTCCTTCGCCTCCACGGGAACGCCGTCTTTCTTCGTGCATCCGGTCGAAGCCAATCACGGCGATCTCGGCATGATCACCCAGGACGATGTCATCATCGCCATATCATGGGGCGGTGAAAGTGCCGAGTTGCGCGGTATCATCAGCTATTCCCGCCGTTTCTCGATCCCGATGATCGCGATCACCGCGGGCGAGACCTCGACGCTGGCGCGTGAATCCGACGTGGTTCTGTTGCTGCCCAAGGAGCAGGAGGCCTGCCCGCATGGATTGGCGCCGACGACATCGACGCTGTTGCAGCTTGCGATCGGTGATGCGCTTGTCGTGGCGCTACTGGAAGCGCGGGGCTTTACCGCCGACGATTTCCGCACCTTCCATCCGGGTGGCAAGCTCGGCGCGAGCCTGTCGCATGTGGTCGATATCATGCACAAGGGCGATCGCGTTCCGCTGGTCAATCTCGGCACGGGCATGCAAGAGGCGGCGATGACGCTCTCGAATATGCGTTTCGGCTGCGTCGGCGTGATCGATGACGACGGCTGCCTTTGCGGCATCATTACCGATGGCGATATCGCCCGCAATCTCGGCCGCAGCCTGGCGGAGATGCGGGTGGACGAGGTGATGACGCGCAATCCGAAGACGGTGAAGGAAACGACGTTGGCAACCGGGGCGATGGCATTGCTCAACCGTTACAATATCTCGGCCTTGATGGTTGTCGACGAAACCAAGCGACCGATCGGCATCGTCCATTTCCACGACCTGCTGCGGATCGGCGTCGCCTGA
- the galU gene encoding UTP--glucose-1-phosphate uridylyltransferase GalU, with protein MGQHKKVRKAVFPVAGLGTRFLPATKSVPKEMLTVVDKPVIQYVVDEAMEAGIEHFVFVTGRSKHVIEDYFDIQFELEHTLRQRNKNAELTLLSGLLPKAGTASFTRQQEPLGLGHAVWCAREIVGDEPFALLLPDMVMRAEKSCMKGMIELYGTSGGNVIAVEECAPDQTHKYGIVGVGDTIGNGFRITEMVEKPAKGTAPSNFFINGRYILQPEIFEILESQERGAGNEIQLTDGMLKLAQKQDFAGYHFQGQTFDCGAKDGFILANVAFALARADIRPTVEDGLKALVAALK; from the coding sequence GTGGGACAGCATAAAAAGGTGCGTAAGGCAGTATTTCCGGTCGCCGGGCTTGGGACGCGATTCTTGCCGGCAACCAAGTCGGTGCCGAAGGAAATGCTGACCGTCGTCGATAAGCCGGTGATCCAATACGTTGTCGATGAGGCGATGGAGGCGGGCATCGAGCATTTCGTGTTCGTGACCGGCCGCAGCAAGCATGTCATCGAAGATTATTTCGATATTCAGTTCGAGCTCGAACACACACTGCGCCAGCGCAACAAGAATGCCGAGCTGACGCTTTTGAGCGGCCTTTTGCCGAAGGCGGGCACGGCGAGCTTCACCCGTCAGCAGGAACCGCTCGGCCTCGGTCACGCCGTCTGGTGCGCCCGCGAGATCGTCGGTGACGAGCCATTTGCGCTGCTTCTGCCTGATATGGTCATGCGCGCCGAAAAGAGCTGCATGAAGGGCATGATCGAGCTCTATGGAACCAGCGGCGGCAACGTCATCGCGGTTGAGGAGTGCGCGCCGGACCAGACGCACAAATACGGTATCGTCGGGGTCGGCGACACCATCGGCAACGGCTTCCGCATCACCGAGATGGTGGAAAAGCCAGCCAAGGGCACGGCCCCGTCGAATTTCTTCATCAACGGCCGCTACATCCTGCAGCCGGAGATTTTCGAAATCCTGGAGAGCCAGGAACGCGGCGCCGGCAACGAGATCCAGCTGACCGACGGCATGCTGAAGCTTGCCCAGAAGCAGGATTTCGCCGGCTACCACTTTCAGGGCCAGACGTTCGACTGTGGCGCCAAGGATGGCTTCATCCTCGCCAACGTCGCCTTCGCACTTGCCCGCGCGGATATTCGACCGACTGTCGAAGACGGCCTGAAGGCGCTGGTCGCGGCGCTGAAGTAA
- a CDS encoding SPFH domain-containing protein: protein MVIGGFSIFVIALVVLIILVLFAGIKTVPQGYRYTVQRFGRYTRTLEPGLNLIVPFIDTLGVRMNVMEQVLAVPTQEVITKDNASISTDAVAFFQVLNAAQAAYQITNLESAILNLTKTNIRSVMGSMDLDELLSNRDAINERLLRVVDNAVEPWGIKVTRVEIKDIQPPKDLVDAMGRQMKAEREKRAQVLEAEGLRAAQILRAEGAKQSAVLQAEGQREAAFRNAEARERLAEAEAKATRVVSEAIAEGNVQAINYFIAQKYTEALTAIGTAGNSKIVLMPMEATSIIGSLAGIGAIAREVFGDNSDGSASPQPPRPRPGPPRTTPSINPLAPRES from the coding sequence ATGGTGATCGGTGGATTCAGCATCTTTGTAATTGCCCTGGTTGTTTTGATCATCCTGGTGCTGTTTGCCGGGATCAAGACCGTGCCGCAGGGATATCGTTACACGGTCCAGCGTTTCGGCCGCTACACCCGCACACTGGAACCGGGCCTCAATCTGATCGTACCTTTCATCGACACGCTAGGCGTGCGCATGAATGTGATGGAACAGGTGCTGGCGGTGCCGACCCAGGAGGTCATCACCAAGGACAATGCCAGCATTTCCACCGACGCCGTCGCCTTCTTCCAGGTGCTGAATGCGGCCCAGGCGGCCTATCAGATCACCAATCTCGAAAGTGCGATCCTCAACCTCACCAAGACCAACATCCGCTCTGTCATGGGCTCGATGGATCTCGATGAGCTGCTGTCCAATCGCGACGCCATCAATGAACGGCTGCTGCGCGTTGTCGACAACGCGGTCGAGCCATGGGGCATCAAGGTGACCCGCGTCGAGATCAAGGACATTCAGCCGCCGAAGGATCTGGTCGACGCCATGGGTCGGCAGATGAAGGCGGAGCGCGAAAAGCGCGCTCAGGTTCTCGAAGCAGAGGGCTTGCGCGCCGCGCAAATCCTGCGTGCCGAAGGTGCGAAGCAATCGGCCGTGCTCCAGGCCGAGGGCCAGCGCGAAGCCGCCTTCCGCAACGCCGAGGCCCGCGAACGTCTGGCGGAAGCCGAAGCCAAGGCGACCCGCGTGGTCTCCGAGGCGATTGCCGAGGGCAATGTGCAGGCGATCAACTATTTCATCGCGCAGAAATACACAGAGGCACTGACGGCGATCGGCACCGCCGGCAATTCCAAGATCGTGCTGATGCCGATGGAGGCGACGTCTATTATCGGCTCGCTTGCCGGCATCGGCGCAATCGCCCGCGAGGTTTTCGGTGACAACAGCGACGGCAGCGCTTCACCGCAGCCCCCGCGTCCGCGTCCCGGCCCGCCACGCACGACGCCGTCCATCAATCCGCTGGCGCCGCGGGAGAGCTGA
- a CDS encoding very short patch repair endonuclease, with protein sequence MDTLSPTARSARMARIRNRDTKPEMVVRRLLHRMGYRYRLHRNNLPGRPDIVFGKRRKVIFIHGCFWHRHNDPECRLARLPKSRLDFWEPKLKGNAERDSQRQKTLNQLGWDILIVWECELRQSEQLQNKLQEFLEEKTV encoded by the coding sequence ATGGATACTCTGAGCCCCACCGCACGTAGCGCTAGAATGGCGCGTATCCGAAATCGTGATACGAAACCCGAGATGGTTGTTCGCCGTCTTTTGCATCGGATGGGCTACCGATACCGACTGCATCGGAACAATCTTCCAGGTAGACCGGATATTGTCTTTGGAAAACGTCGGAAGGTGATTTTCATCCATGGTTGTTTTTGGCATCGTCACAATGACCCAGAATGCCGCCTCGCCCGCCTTCCAAAGTCTCGACTTGATTTCTGGGAACCGAAGCTGAAAGGGAACGCTGAGCGCGACTCGCAGCGTCAAAAAACCCTAAACCAGCTCGGATGGGACATATTGATTGTATGGGAGTGTGAATTGCGGCAAAGTGAACAATTGCAGAACAAATTACAAGAATTCCTAGAGGAAAAGACTGTATGA